The Leishmania major strain Friedlin complete genome, chromosome 28 genome includes a region encoding these proteins:
- a CDS encoding putative glycoprotein 96-92, whose translation MSAAPSDVAEQHFDPAPANNVAPLANAAQQEESATNKFHSGSTGNGKVLPGNSTTKKRLLRKNRSVATVEAAKKCKEEDKKLADEIAKAREAEARAAKEKAKRIREAEAESRKKRDQKDVRIQKDVAEERKQREELQRQREEEEKQRIEMVRKQREEAQKKREEIQKQREEEIKRRKAEIEAERQKLKELQEEHEREQEEARQRRVAEEKEAQKKAEKKAEEAEDELAATRRQRKGELEELQRQREKEEKQRIEMVRKQREEAQKKREEIQKQREEEIKRRKAEIEAERQKLKELQEEHEREQEEARQRRVAEEKEAQKKAEKKAEEAEDELAATRRQRKGELEELQRQREEEEKQRIEMVRKQREEAQKKREEIQKQREEEIKRRKAEIEAERQKLKELQEEHEREQEEARQRRVAEEKEAQKKAEKKAEEAEDELAATRRQRKGELEELQRQREEEEKQRIEMVRKQREEAQKKREEIQKQREEEIKRRKAEIEAERQKLKELQEEHEREQEEARQRRVAEEKEAQKKAEKKAEEAEDELAATRRQRKGELEELQRQREEEEKQRIEMVRKQREEAQRKREKLKERDIKEAEEIKRQRKEELAELQKRREREQEVQRKKVEELRTKGKKDSKKEQILKEKRRTAAAERERLEEQRRKQKEEEEKELEAKHKRVMEQLEKNYNIVDEEEYEREREKARQMREEQEKAAAVALGLA comes from the coding sequence ATgagcgctgcgccgtccGACGTAGCTGAACAGCATTTCGACCCCGCACCTGCCAATAATGTTGCCCCGCTAGCGAACGCCGCTCAGCAGGAGGAATCTGCGACGAACAAGTTTCACTCCGGCAGCACTGGTAACGGCAAAGTGCTGCCAGGGAACTCAACCACCAAGAAGCGTCTCTTGCGGAAAAACAGGAGCGTGGCGACTGTAGAGGCTGCCAAAAAGtgcaaggaggaggacaaaAAGCTTGCGGACGAAATCGCGAAGGCTCGCGAGGCCGAGGCTCGAGCAGCaaaggagaaggcgaagcggATTCGTGAGGCCGAGGCCGAAAGTCGCAAGAAGCGAGACCAAAAGGATGTGCGTATTCAGAAGGACGTAGCGGAGGAGCGGAAGCAGagggaggagctgcagcgccagcgcgaggaggaggagaagcagcgcatcgagATGGTGCGCAAGCAGCGTGAGGAGGCTCAAAAGAAGCGCGAGGAGATCcagaagcagcgcgaggaggagatcaaGCGCCGCAAGGCTGAGATcgaggcagagaggcagaagctgaaggagctgcaggaggagcacgagagggagcaggaggaggcccgccagcgtcgcgtcgcggaggagaaggaggcacaGAAGAAGGCCGAGAAGaaggccgaggaggccgaAGACGAGCTTGCTGCGACGCGCcggcagaggaagggggagttggaggagctgcagcgccagcgcgagaaggaggagaagcagcgcatcgagATGGTGCGCAAGCAGCGTGAGGAGGCTCAAAAGAAGCGCGAGGAGATCcagaagcagcgcgaggaggagatcaaGCGCCGCAAGGCTGAGATcgaggcagagaggcagaagctgaaggagctgcaggaggagcacgagagggagcaggaggaggcccgccagcgtcgcgtcgcggaggagaaggaggcacaGAAGAAGGCCGAGAAGaaggccgaggaggccgaAGACGAGCTTGCTGCGACGCGCcggcagaggaagggggagttggaggagctgcagcgccagcgcgaggaggaggagaagcagcgcatcgagATGGTGCGCAAGCAGCGTGAGGAGGCTCAAAAGAAGCGCGAGGAGATCcagaagcagcgcgaggaggagatcaaGCGCCGCAAGGCTGAGATcgaggcagagaggcagaagctgaaggagctgcaggaggagcacgagagggagcaggaggaggcccgccagcgtcgcgtcgcggaggagaaggaggcacaGAAGAAGGCCGAGAAGaaggccgaggaggccgaAGACGAGCTTGCTGCGACGCGCcggcagaggaagggggagttggaggagctgcagcgccagcgcgaggaggaggagaagcagcgcatcgagATGGTGCGCAAGCAGCGTGAGGAGGCTCAAAAGAAGCGCGAGGAGATCcagaagcagcgcgaggaggagatcaaGCGCCGCAAGGCTGAGATcgaggcagagaggcagaagctgaaggagctgcaggaggagcacgagagggagcaggaggaggcccgccagcgtcgcgtcgcggaggagaaggaggcacaGAAGAAGGCCGAGAAGaaggccgaggaggccgaAGACGAGCTTGCTGCGACGCGCcggcagaggaagggggagttggaggagctgcagcgccagcgcgaggaggaggagaagcagcgcatcgagATGGTGCGCAAGCAGCGTGAGGAGGCccagaggaagagggagaaacTGAAGGAGAGGGACATCaaggaagcggaggagaTCAAGCGCCAGCGAAAGGaagagctggcggagctgcagaagaggcgggagagggagcaggaggtgcagcgcaaGAAGGTCGAGGAGCTTCGCACGAAGGGCAAGAAGGACTCGAAAAAGGAGCAGATTCtaaaggagaagaggaggactgctgctgcggagcgagagcgcctggaggagcagcgcaggaagcagaaggaagaggaggaaaaggagcTAGAAGCGAAGCACAAAAGGGTGATGGAGCAGCTAGAAAAGAACTACAACATCGTTGACGAGGAGGAGTACGAGCGGGAACGGGAGAAGGCGAGACAGATGAGGGAAGAGCAGGAGAAGGCAGCTGCCGTGGCCCTCGGACTTGCGTAG
- a CDS encoding 2,3-bisphosphoglycerate-independent phosphoglycerate mutase-like: MTTVCYLIFVCGTLQRGENNYPYWLADEAEAVFVARARTVSRYPFFVNLLPDHPGCLPCVLDLPDCNVPGCAQVEGEVFSVSAKMKAWLDVLEDISGGTHVSVPTLVELCEAPSASFRARGGTTAASLKWPAAVDGEAVTVAAALYFRAKGYPDDWSSPTPRSSSRLVSKFSAASMLRLYGDRFNGGVPAHLRADGNYAKATAMQTELNALPEAHWPPSTIAYYAAAAKARMAQSDGEHVSATPPPIPCYGAPLFPKPMILFIIDGIGDNTYCELGGRTPLEVVAGVPAVSQRAPSPATEPPTAQSLSVMEGVLADSANAALRETLNEHVTPGINVVSRHGVSGLMDPYMAGKSCGSDTAHLSIFGYPPTMYYRGRGAYEALGAGLELEEEDVAFKCNFSTFADRTEELCGDEDPAMEATALSLASSADQYVTHRRCDRDFTVEGPVLCNDLNGTKVAADLHGIPFDYPHTIKMQYATEHRCGVALSGARRVVRADGSTELLGMLSDKITGTDPLMDRRLLLHCKPTVEKGHPEYAAAVYTCRLVEAASAALTRRLKVHPVNEARRQHNRAVAARIANESGRGGSETMTRKNLANLLLFRGAAKKGWVPTFAVRHGLHGLILAPTCIIKGLGICCGLRGEVCRACDPTGQESLRGATGDYHSDLIVKVRAVLHALRIECPSSHEAAVTAAVQSKAMTAPQAGRIIDPHYNFVVVHVKGVDNAGHDKSLQLKLEMLRRSGWAMEALWRELPAGATMAVIADHSTPLGIGDHCCEPVPVSVAVKRTTSEGALSACPADGVEYYSEVKAASGGLGRFRGEDLIPLMKRVHHSYHYV, from the coding sequence ATGACCACGGTATGCTACCTCATATTTGTATGCGGGACGCTGCAGCGTGGCGAGAACAACTACCCGTACTGGCTGGCCGATGAGGCCGAGGCCGTCTTCGTCGCCCGTGCTCGCACCGTTAGTCGTTACCCCTTCTTCGTAAACCTTCTCCCCGACCACCCCGGGTGCTTGCCATGTGTGCTGGACCTCCCTGACTGTAACGTGCCGGGATGCGCGCAGGTCGAGGGTGAAGTCTTTTCCGTCTCGGCGAAGATGAAGGCGTGGCTTGATGTACTGGAGGACATCTCCGGCGGGACGCACGTGTCTGTGCCCACGCTGGTGGAGTTGTGCGAGGCACCGAGCGCGTCATTTCGGGCCCGCGGCGGAACCACCGCGGCGTCCCTCAAGTGGccagcggcggtggacgGGGAGGCGGTGACCGTGGCGGCTGCCTTGTACTTCCGTGCCAAGGGGTACCCGGACGACTGGTCATCACCGACcccccgcagcagctcccgtCTCGTTTCCAAGTTCTCAGCTGCCAGCATGTTGCGCCTCTATGGCGACCGCTTCAACGGGGGCGTGCCGGCGCATCTCAGGGCGGACGGGAACTATGCTAAGGCAACGGCCATGCAGACGGAGCTGAATGCGCTCCCTGAGGCGCACTGGCCGCCCTCTACCATTGCCTActacgctgccgccgccaaggcCCGTATGGCTCAGTCAGATGGGGAGCACGTGagtgccacgccgccgcccatTCCGTGCTACGGCGCCCCACTCTTTCCCAAACCGATGATTCTCTTCATCATCGACGGTATCGGCGACAATACGTACTGCGAGCTGGGCGGGCGCACAccgctggaggtggtggcgggcgtGCCGGCTGTGTCGCAGCGTGCACCTTCTCCTGCCACCGAGCCTCCAACAGCACAATCGTTGAGTGTGATGGAGGGGGTGCTCGCAGACAGTGCGAATGCTGCGTTGCGCGAGACGCTCAACGAGCATGTTACCCCTGGCATCAACGTCGTGAGCCGGCACGGCGTTAGCGGCCTCATGGATCCCTACATGGCCGGCaagagctgcggcagcgacacggcCCACCTCAGCATATTCGGGTACCCCCCTACCATGTACTACCGTGGTCGTGGCGCCTACGAGGCACTGGGGGCAGGgctggagctggaggaggaagacgtTGCCTTCAAGTGCAACTTCTCTACCTTCGCAGACCGAACGGAGGAGCTGTGTGGCGATGAGGACCCCGCGATGGAGGCGACGGCCTTGTCGTTGGCATCCTCTGCAGACCAGTATGTTACCCACCGCCGGTGTGACCGCGACTTCACGGTCGAGGGCCCGGTGCTCTGCAACGACCTCAACGGCACGAAAGTGGCGGCCGATCTGCATGGCATCCCGTTCGACTACCCTCACACCATCAAGATGCAGTACGCTACGGAGCACCGCTGTGGGGTAGCGCTAAGCGGGGCACGGCGAGTCGTGCGCGCGGATGGGTCGACAGAGTTGCTAGGCATGCTGTCAGACAAGATCACGGGTACAGATCCACTCATGGACAGGCGACTGCTTCTGCACTGCAAGCCGACGGTAGAGAAGGGCCACCCCGAgtacgccgctgccgtctaCACGTGCCGGCTTGTGGAGGCTGCTTCAGCTGCCTTGACGCGCAGACTCAAGGTGCACCCGGTGAACGAAGCTAGGCGCCAACACaaccgcgccgtcgctgcgagAATCGCGAATGAATCAGGTCGGGGCGGATCAGAGACCATGACGCGCAAGAACTTGGCCAATCTCCTCCTGTTCCGCGGTGCTGCCAAGAAGGGGTGGGTGCCGACGTTCGCGGTGCGCCACGGCCTTCACGGGCTGATCCTAGCGCCAACCTGCATTATCAAAGGTCTGGGCATCTGCTGCGGGCTGCGCGGTGAGGTGTGCCGCGCATGCGACCCTACTGGGCAAGAGTCTCTCCGTGGCGCCACAGGTGACTATCACTCGGATCTCATAGTCAAGGTGAGggccgtgctgcacgcgctgcgaaTCGAGTGCCCATCATCGCACGAGGCCGCGGTGACTGCTGCCGTGCAATCGAAGGCTATGACAGCGCCACAGGCGGGGCGCATAATCGATCCGCACTACAACTTTGTGGTGGTGCACGTCAAGGGGGTCGACAACGCCGGGCACGACAAGAGCCTGCAGCTCAAGCTGGAGATGCTTCGGCGGTCTGGGTGGGCAATGGAGGCGCTGTGGAGGGAGCTGCCTGCGGGGGCCACCATGGCCGTCATCGCGGATCATTCCACTCCGCTGGGAATCGGTGACCACTGCTGTGAGCCGGTGCCGGTTTCGGTGGCAGTGAAGCGGACGACCTCCGAGGGTGCCCTTTCCGCCTGCCCGGCCGACGGCGTCGAGTACTACAGCGAGGTGAAGGCCGCGTCCGGTGGTTTGGGGCGTTTCCGCGGCGAAGATCTGATCCCTCTCATGAAGCGCGTGCACCATAGCTATCACTACGTCTGA
- a CDS encoding putative cyclin dependent kinase-binding protein: MISKGGNSGLGGGSGVNPRLVAKVSGVQRATAFLSAINPTELRPHPLRGVARSITEDSSGSDSSSSSNPDSLGGSFNNAETKEERAVLDGISRALGTGVDGCDTLRNFTIRVPSSSALEAPANTHVGGLASGATQSTSAPTVATTISSSDPDATAATDAAAAGRPHFSSTIPRVPAGKAVSQLTPQQLQHRRRQPFAADFSLRYRRQENFLKSLDASMKPVKRHRRHNSSSSSSSSSSSSSSSRSRSEIQRSAASPVNTSGATAAGGLGAGAGGARQDAGASAANGGLTAAGGDVSGTTLNGGATGAGGELNLLPSQGHRHRVSCNNGGKPPLQVHELVKREGQRVRLRWIYGDFQQRRSSSSSSSPSSSSRSSGPRQSRGKRSPKYGPGGGGGGGDGGVAVGKASLTTYGRGSVSGALETEWSGTPQHLSSTSHTLVRSLSLSSSSSSSSSDGSSRPRRTRSKERRQRQWWAQSAATPMSLCTILTKFEPRVTSLWKEDQVIQPYRGESNASSSRSSSSSKKRSSSSSSSSSSSSSSSSLSHTWDLTNVDDEYQDFVVNGQYLAGNYADRRHVAEMTSVVVSSSSSDSGLRTHSLYSSSSSKTHSDSSTHSRRGSSNRTQSHSSSSYGSSRGSSRRSRCSSRSSRGSSRSSSNARHRRRHHNRGRGGIISGEGDIRSYRKVLARQQCRNNPAFSNAYFLDTGNITGGERRRKMISLPSYRVSMISFVDKKILKKDLNHNFYIQHPELEVRDIKLTHLRKIKHELLVYALEDNSLLDLTTTAYAYWYFERLVVQGMVGKHNRKEIMAACVLLAIKFLETGDLMKKIAYFKNRWRRFHNVSGVHVGNVNAMLGGGGAKGVEEDDEEVVHVNWKKVEEQEFPVYVGLDFTLLPDGDGQVIKTHIERLLQLINVTSQEYYSKKFVSPAYLNHYNCYSNLYY, from the coding sequence ATGATCTCGAAGGGCGGCAACAGCGGTTTaggtggcggcagtggggTGAACCCGCGCTTGGTGGCAAAGGTGTCGGGTGTGCAACGGGCAACGGCGTTCCTCAGCGCCATCAACCCGACGGAGCTGCGCCCTCACCCTCTGCGCGGTGTCGCTCGATCCATCACCgaggacagcagcggcagcgacagtaGCTCCAGCTCCAATCCCGACAGCCTTGGCGGCAGTTTCAACAACGCCGAGACGAAGGAGGAAAGAGCAGTGCTAGATGGAATCTCGCGTGCGCTGGGCACGGGTGTCGATGGGTGCGATACTCTGCGGAATTTCACGATACGCGTTCCGAGCTCCAGTGCTCTTGAAGCGCCCGCTAACACGCACGTCGGCGGCCTTGCTAGCGGCGCCACACAAAGTACGTCTGCACCAACGGTTGCTACCACCATAAGCAGCAGCGATCCCGACGCCACAGCGGCTacagacgccgctgccgctggtcgCCCTCATTTCTCTAGCACAATCCCTCGTGTGCCAGCCGGCAAGGCTGTCTCTCAGctcacgccgcagcagctccagcaccgacgccgccaaCCCTTCGCCGCCGACTTTTCTCTTCGATACCGCCGGCAGGAGAACTTCCTCAAGTCGCTCGACGCTAGCATGAAGCCTGTCAAGCGGCATCGTCGTCACAACAGCAGTAgtagtagcagcagcagcagcagttcttcttcctccagccgcagccgcagtgaGATTCAGCGCAGTGCGGCCTCACCGGTGAACACCAGCGGCGCTACCGCGGCTGGCGGTCTTGGCGCgggtgctggtggcgctaGGCAGGATGCCGGGGCTTCCGCTGCGAACGGcggcctcaccgccgctggtggAGATGTTTCCGGCACCACGTTAAACGgtggcgccaccggcgctggcggggaGTTGAATTTGCTGCCGTCGCAAGGACACCGGCACCGCGTCAGCTGCAACAACGGGGGCAAGCCGCCACTGCAGGTCCACGAGCTTGTGAAGAGGGAGGGCCAgcgggtgcggctgcggtggatTTACGGTGACtttcagcagcgccgctcatcctcgtcgtcgtcttcgccttcttcgagCAGCCGTTCTTCTGGCCCGCGGCAGAGCCGTGGGAAGCGGAGCCCCAAGTACGGcccaggcggcggcggcggcggcggcgacgggggGGTTGCTGTGGGAAAAGCGTCACTGACGACATATGGCAGAGGCTCGGTTTCTGGCGCCCTCGAGACGGAGTGGAGTGGAACACCGCAGCACCTGTCCAGCACGAGTCACACGCTTGTGCGGTCGTTGTCtttgtcctcctcctcttcgtcgtcgtcttctgACGGCAGCTCGCGTCCTCGCCGCACTCGAAGCaaggagcggcggcaacggcagtgGTGGGCGCAGTCGGCTGCCACGCCGATGTCGCTCTGCACCATCTTGACAAAGTTCGAACCACGCGTGACGTCGCTATGGAAGGAGGACCAAGTGATCCAGCCGTACCGCGGGGAGTCCaacgcgagcagcagcaggtccAGCTCATCCTCCAAAAAGcgctcgtcctcgtcctcgtcctcgtcctcgtcctcgtcctcgtcgtcctccctTTCGCACACGTGGGACCTCACCAACGTCGATGACGAGTATCAAGATTTTGTGGTGAATGGCCAGTACCTCGCTGGTAATTACGCGGACCGCCGGCACGTGGCCGAGATGACCAGCGTGGTCGTTAGCTCTAGCTCTTCAGACTCGGGCCTCAGAACACACTCGCTGTACTCGTCATCTTCCTCAAAGACGCACTccgacagcagcacacacagccgccgtggcagcagcaaccgtACGCAAAGccactcctcctcttcttacggcagcagccgcggctccagtcgacgcagccgctgcagcagccggagCAGTCGCGGCAGCtcacgcagctcctccaacgcgcgccaccgccgccgccaccacaaccgcggcagaggaggcatCATCAGCGGCGAGGGTGATATTCGAAGCTACCGCAAGGTCCTCGCGCGGCAACAGTGCCGCAACAACCCTGCCTTCTCGAACGCGTACTTCCTCGACACGGGCAACATCACCGGtggcgagcgccgccgcaagatgatctctctcccctcctaCCGCGTCTCGATGATCTCGTTTGTGGACAAGAAGATCCTCAAGAAGGACCTCAATCACAACTTCTATATTCAGCACCCCGAGCTCGAGGTGCGCGACATCAAACTGACGCACCTCCGCAAGATTAAGCACGAGTTGCTGGTCTACGCGCTGGAGGACAATTCCCTGCTGGACCTGACCACCACGGCGTATGCGTACTGGTACTTTGAGCGACTCGTGGTGCAGGGCATGGTGGGCAAGCATAACCGCAAGGAGATCATGGCGGCATGCGTACTGCTCGCCATCAAGTTCCTGGAAACGGGCGACCTCATGAAGAAGATTGCCTACTTCAAGAACCGGTGGCGCCGCTTTCACAACGTTTCTGGCGTGCACGTCGGAAATGTCAACGCGatgctcggcggcggcggcgctaagggggtggaggaggatgacgaggaggtggtgcacgTGAATTGgaagaaggtggaggagcaggagtTCCCGGTGTACGTTGGGCTCGACTTTACACTGTTGCCCGACGGGGACGGGCAGGTGATCAAGACGCACATTGAACGCTTGCTACAGCTCATCAATGTGACCTCGCAGGAGTACTATAGCAAGAAGTTCGTGTCACCTGCGTACTTGAACCACTACAACTGCTACAGCAACCTCTACTACTAG